A DNA window from Acidobacteriota bacterium contains the following coding sequences:
- a CDS encoding PQQ-dependent dehydrogenase, methanol/ethanol family, which yields MTATTRALAATAALLIVSLPFAIATPEAQEGGVTFERLLNAADEPHNWLTYSGNYEAQRYTTLDQITPANVDRLELQWVFQARSLQVFQTTPLVVDGMMYLTEAPNTVYAVDAEHGRVFWRYEYTPSAESRPCCGRVNRGVAILGDTLFMGTIDAQLIAIDRISGQPIWQTAVERPEAGYALTLAPLIVKDKVIVSVAGGEFGIRGFISAYDVETGEEVWKFYTIPGPGEPGHETWGGDSWRYGGASAWITGSYDPDVDLIYWGIGNPGPDWNPAQRPGDNLYSDSVVALDPDTGELDWYFQFTPNDPYDYDSVQVPVLVDFPAQDGSTLKLMLFGNRNGFFYVLNRETGQFINGQAFIELNWAEGLDDNGRPIFTPQPPGATTYPGVQGGTNWYSPSYSPSTGLFYLSAWEGYGSVFEAEEAEYVEGRVFLGGRPAPPIPGGALPNLARGHINTWTEATGTGAVIAIDPATGEQRWKYDMTDVTSSGILTTATDVLFTGNREGYFHALDARTGDLLWMRSLGGMIANGPISYAIDGRQYVAVASGNGLFVYALREE from the coding sequence ATGACCGCAACGACCCGCGCGCTGGCCGCAACGGCCGCCTTGCTGATCGTCTCGCTGCCGTTCGCCATCGCCACGCCGGAGGCGCAGGAGGGTGGCGTCACGTTCGAGCGGTTGCTCAACGCGGCGGACGAACCGCACAACTGGCTCACCTACTCGGGGAACTACGAGGCCCAGCGCTACACGACGCTCGATCAGATCACGCCGGCCAACGTGGACCGGCTCGAGCTCCAGTGGGTGTTCCAGGCGCGCTCGCTACAGGTGTTCCAGACGACGCCGCTCGTCGTGGACGGCATGATGTACCTCACCGAGGCGCCGAACACGGTGTACGCGGTCGATGCCGAGCATGGCCGCGTCTTCTGGCGCTACGAGTACACGCCCTCCGCGGAGTCGCGCCCCTGCTGCGGCCGGGTCAACCGGGGCGTGGCGATCCTGGGCGACACGCTGTTCATGGGGACGATCGACGCGCAGCTCATCGCTATCGACAGGATCAGCGGCCAGCCGATCTGGCAGACCGCGGTCGAGCGCCCCGAGGCCGGCTACGCGCTGACGCTCGCGCCGCTCATCGTCAAGGACAAGGTCATCGTCAGCGTGGCGGGGGGCGAGTTCGGCATCCGCGGCTTCATCTCGGCTTACGACGTCGAGACCGGCGAGGAAGTGTGGAAGTTCTACACGATCCCCGGCCCCGGCGAGCCGGGCCATGAGACGTGGGGCGGCGACTCGTGGCGCTACGGCGGCGCGTCGGCCTGGATCACGGGCTCCTACGATCCGGACGTAGACCTCATCTACTGGGGTATCGGTAACCCGGGGCCCGACTGGAACCCGGCGCAGCGGCCCGGCGACAACCTGTACTCCGACTCGGTGGTCGCACTCGACCCGGATACGGGCGAACTGGACTGGTACTTCCAGTTCACGCCGAACGATCCGTACGACTACGACTCCGTCCAGGTGCCGGTGCTCGTCGACTTCCCGGCCCAGGACGGCAGCACGCTCAAGCTGATGCTGTTCGGCAACCGGAACGGCTTCTTCTATGTCCTCAACCGCGAGACGGGGCAGTTCATCAACGGTCAGGCGTTCATCGAGCTCAACTGGGCCGAAGGCCTCGACGACAACGGCCGGCCGATCTTCACGCCGCAGCCCCCCGGCGCGACGACCTACCCGGGCGTTCAGGGCGGGACCAACTGGTACTCGCCGTCCTACAGCCCGTCAACGGGCCTGTTCTATCTGTCGGCGTGGGAGGGTTACGGATCGGTTTTCGAGGCGGAAGAGGCGGAGTACGTCGAGGGTCGCGTCTTTCTTGGCGGCCGGCCGGCCCCGCCAATCCCGGGCGGCGCGCTGCCGAATCTGGCGCGGGGCCACATCAACACCTGGACCGAGGCGACGGGGACCGGCGCGGTCATCGCGATCGATCCGGCGACCGGCGAGCAACGCTGGAAGTACGACATGACCGACGTCACGAGCAGCGGTATCCTGACGACGGCGACCGACGTGCTCTTCACCGGCAACCGTGAGGGCTACTTCCACGCGCTCGACGCGCGGACCGGCGACCTGCTCTGGATGCGGTCGCTCGGCGGGATGATCGCGAACGGCCCGATCAGTTACGCGATTGACGGCCGGCAATACGTCGCCGTGGCATCCGGCAACGGGTTGTTCGTCTACGCGCTGCGCGAGGAGTAG